From Toxorhynchites rutilus septentrionalis strain SRP chromosome 2, ASM2978413v1, whole genome shotgun sequence, a single genomic window includes:
- the LOC129769368 gene encoding mucin-2 has product MAIDVAKRYWYPVFALVLNLSFLQAGERWSRQLTEYANVPGNDWVPLGQACPTCRHGDRQAGAKVLNYFNNGPSYLDGADSNAQPQHHQFSFVNQQFPPQSSRLVFSPQPAAQPLQQDFDPGFNQPFGNHQSFLQSPFGAVQSIQRHPVPQFNSPLTKDELIQEKPQSVLEPQQPQQQSFSFPPLSQHQADKFPQSAVPSSQSQLPLQAQPNAGVSQEEVQLLYVPVETLYNQKSTQTSNRFNALPQPVSASLINDFYTAATTTQKPKTTSTPYTTRATTKASISAKLKPNQPPLAMFMYQDDRQSKLTTNDALINLKNLNQISVLDSLSKNLPKIFIGPSGLAPPKGYSKFDLPYLSNVEHKGADGKSDDLPFFVAPLSYKTPNGFNKIPLPSPHVGSVIVQQATAPSHSTNYYRQPENIEYYQPATLKFTEGTTKAPVTLPASKPQYETDHYSSPTFKTTTERINYSRGSTQPPQESYRQPQTERALFSQAAFNSINNLPSRHIVNEEYFNVAKTRKPTTPSPTPNYSLKTYKPFEFKPIPEQKIPVFSEETDQTAVYTTPRSTTTTTEKTHSSRLEDTRIKSYYKEENFRSRRPYTPSTVIPQYAEEEEDDPTEIATPVRQSPDEDRFVHNFKLVDSVRPQTTQPPKSVIENAFLDFFQHDNHEQSPKTTVLTNSSPRGQQVFRNNYFTTNDEQPKQKYVSTYYVPTVDTTTTRTTPPTTVTTTTTTTTTAAPETTEDPFFRSFVEKSKLYEKDPPRFVHNSRTAQPSYSVDLRNQEPFLNQYTEPSYTNKYKYETNTDGETHYPVEVVTTQEPARYETTSEANPPPSDQSYSIPSELPPISANLPGLINSLMEDEWPNKKDEQITTTTKSYFRKQTLRTSSTQETPTAEAELTETTTRRTRGRRPTGTTSSSTDSATPTRAPTINRNRSRYVPANDERSTSRGRTRSRVQTTPRNPKQEENLDYQRDVLKQNYPAVRPMPLTTTNQPPTTIVSTTIATTIPVTYQQIYEEQTERLYPFLSSEADPLPEEPRTEEVPIPKREPAFIEHQVQQVHQVYQPAEVTSIVPPSTHQEEQQYFPAQQEDDSVRVLPVSHAVEPQREVSFIKPVEVQREREQPVYVQRRRPIKQEEPLTTPAYRQEEEQELRKVAITPKPRRPLNRQPVYSPRTTTTTERVVTERVTAEPTRGPQRRPAFARRPARPLYTTTPQPTTTYASRVAMTSDDEQPTQGTFTVRPKNRQDILRGRTRRPVTTTTSTAPTDAPEPTVARGITRNKELRRVSPTFRSRQEQQQTQQQAVESTLSPRFRIRERSRFSLQPQETQWSTKLSQNSFQPVAESRSRSFDEKLSSIEPEPEIVTASALVQQEDDVQLIKVSANLAGSSAPAGVLTKEVALRQEPPQADESSEKGTPTFAELLNDVVNDFIDDSIQKNETESKEPGNNELPAEEKPVTEPQRTSTPQSLKGTINRNNFRKRGRSRYVVDSLETAESQHIKTHYFNSATFEPLKSIDKISAPGKNVDDVQKGSSVIEEDPAQHLVTTAIPTPSEDENVTIQPETTTAAIVETTPVLETTSVLPTERENTTPLPTLEVQQDSDEPMSTEQVFYDTPDYPAADASELDTRHGIFADVKKQISDLFAMADNDPQTEEIEDEDHYRPMMMGYHAFERTSTLEPEVEGSVTSTTTASTTTVPTPTTTTALAPTTTTAVVTTTTDVAITTISGPAEETQPDPVVTVAAPQAVDAMAIPTSTSNGIMHETEICYRGRCVKTDKKKQKKNRFKPN; this is encoded by the exons ATGGCGATAGATGTCGCCAAAAGATACTGGTATCCAGTGTTCGCCTTGGTGCTTAATTTATCCTTCCTTCAGGCTGGCGAACGATGGTCTCGTCAGTTGACCGAGTATGCGAATGTTCCGGGCAACGATTGGGTTCCTCTGGGCCAAGCTTGCCCAACCTGTCGACATGGAGATCGACAAGCCGGTGCAAAGGTTCTGAATTACTTCAACAATGGACCGTCCTACCTGGATGGTGCCGATAGCAATGCCCAACCTCAGCACCACCAATTTAGCTTTGTGAACCAACAGTTTCCACCACAGTCCAGTCGATTGGTGTTCTCGCCACAACCAGCGGCTCAACCTCTCCAGCAGGATTTCGATCCGGGCTTCAATCAGCCCTTCGGAAACCATCAGTCATTCCTGCAGTCGCCCTTTGGAGCCGTACAATCCATCCAGAGACACCCGGTTCCACAGTTCAATTCTCCCCTTACGAAAGATGAGCTCATCCAGGAGAAGCCACAGTCGGTCTTAGAGCCACAACAACCACAGCAACAGTCCTTCTCTTTCCCACCTCTGTCACAACATCAGGCCGATAAATTCCCTCAATCTGCGGTGCCTTCGAGTCAGAGTCAATTGCCATTGCAAGCACAACCCAATGCTGGGGTCTCTCAGGAAGAAGTGCAGCTACTGTACGTCCCCGTGGAAACTCTATACAACCAGAAATCTACCCAGACCAGCAATCGTTTCAATGCTCTGCCTCAACCCGTCAGTGCGTCGCTCATCAATGACTTCTACACCGCGGCGACCACTACGCAAAAACCAAAAACGACCAGCACCCCATATACTACCAGAGCTACCACGAAAGCGTCCATATCTGCAAAGCTCAAACCCAACCAACCCCCGCTGGCCATGTTCATGTACCAGGACGATAGACAGTCCAAGCTCACCACCAACGACGCTCTGATTAatctgaaaaatctcaaccaaatcAGTGTGTTGGATAGTCTCAGCAAGAATCTACCCAAAATATTCATCGGCCCTTCGGGTCTGGCACCACCCAAAGGCTACTCCAAATTCGACTTGCCATACCTTTCCAACGTTGAACACAAGGGAGCCGATGGAAAGTCTGATGATCTGCCATTCTTCGTAGCCCCACTGAGCTACAAAACTCCAAATGGATTCAACAAAATCCCTCTGCCGTCTCCCCACGTTGGCTCCGTGATAGTGCAGCAAGCGACAGCACCTAGTCACTCGACCAATTATTACCGCCAACCGGAGAACATCGAATACTACCAACCAGCTACTTTGAAATTCACCGAAGGTACCACAAAGGCACCGGTCACTCTTCCTGCCAGTAAGCCTCAATACGAAACGGACCACTACTCATCGCCAACGTTCAAAACTACCACCGAACGAATCAACTACAGCCGGGGAAGTACACAGCCTCCCCAGGAGAGCTACCGTCAGCCGCAAACTGAGCGCGCGCTCTTCAGCCAAGCCGCGTTCAACAGCATCAATAACCTACCCAGTCGTCACATAGTGAATGAAGAGTACTTCAATGTTGCGAAAACTAGAAAACCGACAACCCCAAGTCCGACACCGAACTACAGCCTCAAAACGTACAAACCGTTTGAGTTCAAGCCAATCCCGGAGCAGAAGATCCCTGTGTTCTCCGAAGAGACAGACCAAACGGCCGTCTACACTACCCCAAGGTCTACCACAACAACAACCGAGAAGACACATAGCTCTCGTCTGGAAGATACCCGCATAAAGTCATACTACAAGGAGGAAAACTTCCGCAGCCGCCGCCCGTACACTCCATCCACAGTCATACCACAGTATGCTGAAGAAGAGGAAGACGATCCCACTGAAATAGCCACCCCTGTTCGGCAGAGCCCCGACGAGGACCGCTTTGTTCACAACTTCAAATTGGTGGACTCTGTCAGACCCCAAACCACACAACCTCCAAAATCTGTGATCGAAAATGCTTTCCTGGACTTCTTCCAGCACGACAACCACGAACAATCGCCAAAAACAACCGTTCTGACCAACAGTTCCCCTAGAGGACAACAGGTTTTCCGTAATAATTACTTCACCACCAACGATGAACAGCCCAAGCAGAAATATGTAAGCACTTACTACGTTCCGACCGTCGACACAACGACGACTAGAACCACACCTCCAACGACGGTAACAACTACAACAACCACCACCACAACTGCTGCTCCTGAAACCACCGAGGATCCATTCTTCAGATCTTTCGTGGAAAAAAGTAAATTGTACGAAAAAGATCCTCCAAGATTTGTCCATAACTCCCGCACGGCACAGCCATCGTACAGTGTTGATCTGCGCAACCAGGAACCATTCCTCAACCAATACACCGAGCCTTCCTACACCAACAAATACAAGTACGAAACGAACACCGACGGGGAGACCCACTACCCGGTGGAGGTGGTGACAACACAAGAGCCAGCCCGTTACGAAACCACCAGCGAAGCGAATCCCCCACCATCCGACCAGTCCTACAGCATCCCCTCGGAGTTACCACCGATCAGCGCCAATCTCCCCGGGCTGATAAACTCCCTAATGGAGGACGAATGGCCCAACAAAAAGGACGAACAGATAACTACCACAACAAAGAGCTACTTCAGAAAGCAAACGCTCCGAACATCTTCTACCCAAGAAACACCCACAGCCGAAGCTGAACTGACGGAAACAACCACCAGACGCACCCGTGGTCGACGTCCAACGGGTACTACCTCGTCATCGACCGATTCAGCTACCCCAACCAGAGCTCCCACGATCAATCGAAACCGCTCACGATACGTTCCCGCGAATGACGAAAGATCTACGAGCAGAGGAAGAACCAGAAGTCGGGTGCAGACAACCCCCCGGAACCCCAAGCAGGAAGAGAATCTTGACTACCAGCGAGATGTTCTCAAGCAAAACTATCCGGCTGTTCGTCCAATGCCATTGACAACTACCAACCAACCGCCAACGACGATCGTCTCCACAACCATTGCTACCACAATTCCGGTTACGTACCAGCAAATTTACGAAGAACAGACCGAGCGTCTGTATCCATTCCTATCGTCTGAAGCTGATCCGCTTCCAGAAGAACCAAGAACTGAGGAGGTGCCAATTCCCAAGAGAGAACCAGCGTTCATTGAACACCAAGTCCAACAAGTCCATCAAGTGTACCAACCGGCGGAGGTGACAAGTATCGTCCCTCCCAGCACCCATCAAGAGGAACAACAATATTTCCCGGCACAACAGGAAGATGACTCCGTACGTGTTTTACCCGTGAGCCATGCTGTTGAACCACAGCGAGAAGTATCATTCATCAAACCTGTAGAAGTGCAGCGTGAACGTGAACAACCTGTCTATGTTCAAAGACGCAGACCCATAAAACAGGAGGAACCCCTCACAACTCCAGCGTACCGCCAGGAGGAGGAACAAGAACTCCGGAAGGTAGCAATCACACCAAAACCGAGAAGACCACTAAACAGACAACCGGTATACTCACcaagaacaacaaccacaaCCGAGCGAGTGGTGACTGAGCGCGTCACTGCAGAACCAACCAGAGGACCCCAGCGGCGGCCAGCGTTTGCGAGACGTCCTGCCCGACCTCTGTACACCACAACCCCACAACCCACGACGACTTACGCCAGCCGAGTTGCGATGACCAGCGATGACGAGCAGCCCACGCAAGGAACATTTACC GTGCGTCCGAAAAATCGCCAGGATATACTCCGTGGAAGAACCCGACGTCCGGTGACGACCACGACATCCACAGCCCCGACCGATGCCCCAGAGCCTACCGTTGCCAGAGGGATCACTCGGAACAAGGAACTCCGAAGAGTGTCACCAACATTCAGATCTAGACAAGAA CAACAGCAAACCCAACAGCAAGCGGTCGAGTCTACTCTGTCGCCAAGATTCCGCATTCGGGAACGAAGCCGTTTCAGTCTTCAGCCCCAGGAGACGCAATGGTCCACGAAGCTGTCCCAAAACTCTTTTCAGCCTGTTGCCGAGTCGCGTAGCAGGAGTTTCGACGAGAAGCTATCGTCAATCGAACCGGAACCGGAGATCGTTACAGCTAGTGCACTGGTCCAGCAAGAAGACGACGTGCAGTTGATTAAGGTGTCCGCCAATTTGGCGGGCTCTTCTGCCCCTGCTGGAGTTCTTACGAAGGAAGTAGCCTTGCGTCAGGAACCACCACAAGCGGACGAGAGCTCGGAGAAGGG TACTCCCACTTTCGCCGAGCTACTAAACGATGTGGTGAATGACTTCATCGACGACAGCATCCAGAAGAATGAAACCGAGAGCAAAGAACCCGGAAATAATGAGTTACCTGCCGAGGAGAAACCCGTAACAGAGCCACAACGAACCTCAACGCCACAGTCCCTAAAAGGCACTATCAACAGAAACAATTTCCGCAAGCGTGGTCGATCCCGGTATGTTGTCGATTCGTTGGAAACGGCTGaatcacaacacatcaaaacTCACTACTTCAACTCGGCTACCTTCGAACCCCTGAAAAGCATCGACAAAATTAGTGCACCGGGTAAGAACGTTGATGACGTGCAGAAGGGAAGCAGTGTGATTGAAGAAGATCCTGCCCAGCACCTAGTGACAACAGCGATTCCAACGCCAAGTGAGGATGaaaatgtaacaattcagccTGAGACAACAACGGCAGCGATAGTGGAAACTACGCCAGTTCTCGAGACTACATCGGTTCTGCCAACTGAACGAGAGAACACTACACCGCTTCCCACCTTAGAGGTTCAGCAAGACAGCGACGAACCGATGTCAACAGAGCAGGTCTTCTACGACACTCCTGATTACCCAGCCGCGGATGCCTCGGAACTTGATACCCGCCATGGTATCTTTGCTGACGTAAAGAAACAAATATCCGATTTGTTTGCCATGGCCGATAACGATCCCCAGACGGAAGAGATCGAGGACGAAGATCACTATCGGCCGATGATGATGGGTTATCATGCATTCGAACGCACTAGCACCTTGGAACCGGAAGTTGAAGGAAGTGTCACTAGCACCACGACAGCCAGCACGACAACGGTACCCACGCCCACGACCACGACTGCTTTGGCACCGACCACTACAACTGCTGTTGTCACCACAACCACAGACGTCGCCATCACGACCATCAGCGGGCCTGCGGAAGAAACGCAACCAGATCCGGTGGTGACGGTTGCGGCACCACAAGCCGTGGATGCGATGGCCATTCCCACGTCTACCTCGAACGGAATTATGCACGAAACGGAGATTTGCTACCGGGGGCGATGCGTCAAGACGGACAAGAAAAAGCAGAAAAAGAACAGATTTAAGCCGAATTAG